From the genome of Psychrilyobacter atlanticus DSM 19335, one region includes:
- a CDS encoding MFS transporter: MEKNRKNIMVISYIMFAYMGIAFLSQGSLKLEMAESFGITTSKLQYLFTVFSTASMITVIANKVFLDIVPLKLEVILSSLFILVGTFFMILTKNVNIFMMGLILSGLGIGVYISLASYLIINTFTEDRNGKLNFLHFSYSISAVLTPIIAATLIGISLSWNMVYMTLLTLVAVIIFLALRTDFSSVTHEKDEKNESQPAKWDFKVYLSAAMLFLYVFTEMIFSYWIVEYMVNKGAYGGEAKISLSIFWLFIAGGRLIAGKLGHKFTVINMVITLLSIALISYFTLMLVQGIWVTYIFVGLLGFGFSSLYPSIIALGTEGRKSISPSLMTFIMTSGSVGGIIYSPISGWVSSNFNVMLTMGIGIITTILMLSISLFLKIKKK; the protein is encoded by the coding sequence ATGGAAAAGAATAGAAAAAATATCATGGTGATATCATATATCATGTTTGCGTATATGGGGATAGCTTTTTTATCTCAAGGGTCTTTAAAGTTAGAGATGGCAGAAAGTTTTGGGATAACTACCTCAAAATTACAATACTTATTCACGGTATTTTCAACGGCAAGTATGATTACAGTGATTGCCAATAAGGTGTTTTTAGATATAGTCCCATTGAAATTAGAGGTTATTTTATCTAGTTTATTTATATTGGTTGGAACATTTTTTATGATTTTAACAAAAAATGTAAATATATTTATGATGGGTTTAATACTATCAGGTTTAGGAATAGGAGTATACATATCTTTGGCTAGTTATCTGATTATAAATACGTTTACTGAAGATAGAAATGGGAAACTTAATTTTTTGCATTTTTCATATTCTATAAGTGCAGTATTGACTCCTATTATAGCAGCGACACTCATTGGAATCAGTCTGAGCTGGAATATGGTATACATGACTCTTCTTACTTTGGTAGCTGTAATTATTTTCTTGGCTCTAAGAACAGATTTTAGTAGCGTTACCCATGAAAAAGATGAAAAAAATGAATCTCAGCCAGCTAAATGGGATTTTAAGGTGTATTTATCGGCAGCGATGCTTTTTTTATATGTTTTTACAGAGATGATATTTTCATATTGGATAGTTGAATACATGGTAAATAAAGGAGCATATGGAGGAGAAGCTAAGATCTCACTTTCTATATTCTGGTTATTTATAGCAGGTGGAAGACTAATAGCAGGGAAATTAGGTCATAAATTTACAGTGATTAATATGGTAATAACTCTATTATCTATAGCCTTGATATCTTATTTTACTCTGATGCTGGTTCAAGGAATTTGGGTAACCTATATATTTGTAGGTCTTTTGGGATTTGGATTTTCAAGTTTATATCCGTCTATCATCGCTTTAGGAACTGAGGGAAGGAAAAGTATAAGCCCTAGTTTGATGACCTTTATAATGACATCGGGGTCTGTAGGAGGGATAATATATTCTCCGATCTCTGGATGGGTAAGTAGTAACTTTAATGTAATGTTAACTATGGGAATAGGAATAATAACGACTATATTGATGCTATCTATATCACTTTTTTTAAAAATCAAGAAAAAATAA
- the atpE gene encoding ATP synthase F0 subunit C, translating to MDMMTAKTIILAASALGAGLAMIAGLGPGIGEGYAAGKAVESVARQPEAKGDIISTMVMGQAISESTGIYSLVIALILLYANPFIGLLG from the coding sequence ATGGATATGATGACAGCAAAAACAATAATATTAGCAGCTTCAGCTTTAGGTGCTGGGTTAGCAATGATCGCAGGATTAGGGCCAGGAATAGGAGAAGGTTACGCAGCAGGTAAAGCAGTAGAATCTGTAGCAAGACAACCAGAAGCTAAAGGAGATATCATCTCTACAATGGTAATGGGACAAGCAATATCAGAATCAACTGGTATCTACTCATTAGTAATCGCTTTAATATTATTATACGCAAATCCATTCATCGGATTATTAGGATAA
- a CDS encoding Gx transporter family protein: MKRNKKNENKKRELYLVAFVLLALYFSLFETIIPKPFPWMKLGLANLATIIVLVKFGKKMAFEVLFLRILIQGMMIGTLFTPGFFISLTSGVISTGAMCFLYSLKKHISLVAISIFSALTHNIVQLIVVYFLLFRNTDIMGRSILIFVMIFLGIGVVSGGVIGVIASRLKLRPSNL; this comes from the coding sequence GTGAAAAGAAATAAAAAAAACGAAAATAAAAAAAGAGAGCTTTATTTAGTAGCCTTTGTGCTGCTAGCTCTCTATTTTTCGTTATTCGAAACTATAATTCCAAAACCCTTTCCATGGATGAAATTGGGGTTAGCTAATTTAGCTACGATAATAGTTTTAGTAAAATTTGGAAAAAAGATGGCCTTTGAGGTTTTGTTTTTAAGGATACTCATCCAAGGGATGATGATAGGGACCCTTTTTACCCCAGGATTTTTTATAAGTTTGACATCAGGGGTAATAAGTACAGGAGCCATGTGTTTTCTATATAGTCTAAAAAAACATATAAGTCTTGTGGCAATAAGTATTTTTTCAGCCCTCACCCATAATATAGTACAATTGATAGTGGTATATTTCCTTCTATTTCGAAATACCGATATTATGGGAAGGTCCATATTGATATTTGTGATGATATTTTTGGGGATAGGAGTGGTATCTGGAGGAGTTATAGGAGTTATAGCCAGTAGATTGAAATTGAGACCTTCTAATTTATAG
- the atpH gene encoding ATP synthase F1 subunit delta, whose protein sequence is MIGAKVGKRYAVAIYDIAAGENKVTEVYDTLNSIMETYLENLEFKNLVAHPLISKEDKKNFVKKVFPNFDEVEMDIVNYLIDKDRLLDIRSIVAEFLKIYYEKNQIVDVEATFALEPNEAQKENLIKKLEAKTGKKINLTVKIDSSIIAGGILKIGDEITDGSIKRQLETLWKK, encoded by the coding sequence ATGATAGGAGCTAAAGTAGGAAAAAGATATGCTGTAGCAATTTATGATATTGCTGCAGGAGAAAATAAAGTAACTGAAGTCTATGATACTCTTAATTCTATTATGGAAACATATTTAGAAAACTTAGAGTTTAAAAATTTAGTAGCTCATCCGCTGATTTCAAAAGAGGATAAGAAGAACTTTGTAAAAAAAGTATTTCCTAACTTTGATGAAGTTGAGATGGATATAGTAAATTACTTAATTGATAAAGATAGACTATTAGACATTAGATCTATTGTAGCAGAGTTTTTAAAGATCTATTATGAGAAAAATCAAATAGTAGATGTAGAAGCTACCTTTGCACTAGAACCTAATGAAGCACAAAAAGAAAATCTAATTAAAAAATTAGAGGCAAAAACAGGTAAAAAAATAAACTTAACTGTAAAGATAGACAGCTCTATTATCGCAGGTGGAATCCTTAAAATTGGGGACGAAATCACAGACGGTAGTATCAAGAGACAACTAGAAACTTTATGGAAAAAATAG
- a CDS encoding AtpZ/AtpI family protein: MGSKNDIFYYLSLLTQLGFTIIFSILICIFIYKVIAKFIGENIFLFVFFIILGVVGGFYNAYKLIMKKK, from the coding sequence ATGGGCAGCAAAAATGACATATTTTATTACTTATCTTTATTGACTCAATTGGGGTTCACTATAATATTTAGTATTTTGATATGTATTTTTATCTATAAAGTAATTGCAAAATTTATAGGTGAAAATATATTTTTATTTGTTTTTTTTATAATATTAGGTGTTGTAGGGGGATTTTATAACGCTTATAAACTGATAATGAAAAAGAAATGA
- the atpB gene encoding F0F1 ATP synthase subunit A, with translation MKAGAVSVITPPLVEGPKVVFFIPTPHNFSFAMEMANGGYGIPVTITVVTTWALIALFFLFFNWGLKNLEMVPGKKQAFFETLYDVYDSLVTQMFGKRGKEFVVYISALISFIAISNITSFFPIPGFSTVNGQFVISPLLRSPSADINTTLGLALITTFMFIYVAIKENGIKGYVGGLCDPTPVMLPMNIIGELAKPTNISMRLFGNAFAGMVIMGLLYMAAPAVLPAPLHLYFDLFQGLVQSFVFTMLTMVYIQGSMATED, from the coding sequence GTGAAAGCTGGAGCTGTAAGCGTGATTACGCCGCCACTAGTTGAAGGACCGAAGGTAGTATTTTTTATACCGACTCCTCATAATTTTTCGTTCGCTATGGAAATGGCAAATGGGGGATATGGGATTCCAGTAACAATTACGGTTGTAACAACATGGGCATTGATAGCTTTATTTTTCCTATTTTTCAATTGGGGATTAAAGAATCTTGAGATGGTACCAGGGAAAAAACAAGCATTTTTCGAAACATTGTATGATGTATATGATAGTTTAGTAACACAAATGTTTGGTAAAAGAGGAAAGGAATTTGTAGTTTATATATCAGCTTTAATAAGTTTTATAGCTATATCTAATATTACATCATTTTTTCCAATTCCAGGATTCAGTACAGTAAATGGACAATTTGTAATTTCACCATTACTTAGATCTCCATCGGCAGACATCAACACTACGTTAGGACTAGCACTTATTACAACATTTATGTTTATATATGTTGCTATTAAAGAAAATGGTATAAAAGGATATGTAGGAGGATTATGTGATCCAACACCAGTTATGTTACCGATGAATATAATCGGAGAATTAGCTAAACCAACTAATATATCTATGCGTTTGTTTGGAAATGCATTTGCAGGAATGGTTATCATGGGACTGTTATATATGGCAGCACCAGCAGTATTACCAGCACCATTACATCTATACTTTGACCTATTCCAAGGTCTGGTACAAAGTTTCGTATTTACCATGTTAACAATGGTATATATTCAAGGGTCAATGGCAACAGAAGATTAA
- the atpF gene encoding F0F1 ATP synthase subunit B: MNETIMPAVGIDINLFWQIINFVILIFVFKKYFHKPLNDFLETRREKIAGELTHAKKDRELAASLNEEAAMTRKTAKLEANKIITVAEKKAEERKELILKETNATREKMIATAEADIAKMKSQARKELQVEATKLAATLAEKMINEKMNKELGGNLLDQFIDEVGDTK; the protein is encoded by the coding sequence TTGAACGAGACAATCATGCCAGCAGTAGGTATAGATATTAATCTATTTTGGCAAATAATAAACTTTGTTATACTTATTTTTGTTTTCAAGAAATATTTTCATAAACCATTGAATGATTTCTTAGAAACAAGAAGAGAAAAAATAGCAGGAGAATTAACTCATGCTAAAAAGGATAGGGAATTAGCAGCTAGCTTAAATGAAGAAGCAGCTATGACAAGAAAAACAGCAAAATTAGAAGCTAACAAGATAATAACTGTGGCAGAAAAAAAGGCTGAAGAAAGAAAAGAACTTATTCTTAAGGAAACAAATGCTACTAGAGAAAAAATGATAGCAACAGCAGAAGCTGATATCGCTAAGATGAAATCTCAAGCTAGAAAAGAATTACAAGTTGAAGCTACTAAGTTAGCAGCGACATTAGCTGAAAAGATGATCAATGAAAAGATGAATAAAGAACTAGGAGGAAACTTACTAGACCAATTCATTGATGAGGTAGGGGATACTAAATGA
- the glmM gene encoding phosphoglucosamine mutase — protein MQKRKYFGTDGIRGEANRELTVDIAMRLGYALAYYLKKKNPDKKKIDVVIGSDTRISGYMLRSALMAGLSSMGVHITYVGVLPTPGVAYLTQAKSADAGIMISASHNPAKDNGIKIFRSNGTKLPDEIELELEDLMDSYEEISKECVAGDKVGKVLMEDDDYFLYRDFLLSTIKGDFSGMKIILDSANGAAFKLARSIFSRLGAEIVSINDLPNGTNINVKCGSTHPEILAKVVVGYSADLGLAYDGDADRLMAVDKFGNIIDGDKIISILALNLKEKDELNNNKVVTTVMSNMGFEKYLENKGITLVRANVGDRYVIAKMKEQGLNLGGEQSGHIIMSDYNTTGDGILVSLKLVEALRDCGKSIDELVSGIVDWPQILINVRVENSKKNTWNENNAIKEIIRIKEKEMDGLGRVLVRTSGTEPLVRVMVEGKDKTQVDSVAAEIADVVKKELG, from the coding sequence ATGCAAAAGAGAAAATATTTTGGAACAGATGGGATAAGGGGAGAAGCCAATAGGGAACTAACGGTGGATATAGCCATGAGATTGGGTTATGCCCTGGCTTATTATTTAAAGAAAAAAAATCCTGATAAAAAAAAGATAGATGTAGTTATCGGAAGTGATACTAGAATATCTGGATACATGTTAAGATCAGCTCTGATGGCAGGGTTATCTTCAATGGGTGTTCATATTACATATGTAGGAGTGTTACCAACTCCAGGTGTAGCATATCTTACCCAGGCAAAATCAGCTGACGCAGGAATAATGATCTCAGCTTCTCATAATCCGGCTAAAGATAACGGGATAAAGATATTTAGAAGCAATGGTACGAAATTACCAGATGAGATAGAGTTAGAATTAGAAGATTTAATGGACAGTTATGAGGAAATTTCAAAGGAATGTGTAGCAGGGGATAAAGTTGGTAAAGTTCTAATGGAAGATGACGATTATTTTTTATATAGAGATTTTTTATTGTCTACTATAAAGGGAGATTTTTCAGGGATGAAGATAATCTTAGATTCAGCTAATGGAGCAGCATTTAAATTAGCCAGATCGATATTTTCTAGATTAGGAGCAGAGATAGTATCTATAAATGACCTGCCTAATGGAACGAATATAAACGTGAAGTGCGGATCTACTCATCCAGAAATTTTAGCTAAAGTTGTAGTTGGGTACAGTGCAGATCTAGGACTAGCCTATGATGGAGATGCTGATAGATTGATGGCAGTAGATAAATTTGGAAATATAATAGATGGAGACAAGATCATATCTATATTAGCTTTAAATTTAAAAGAAAAAGATGAGTTAAACAATAATAAAGTAGTGACTACTGTTATGAGTAATATGGGGTTTGAAAAATATCTTGAAAACAAAGGGATTACTTTAGTGAGAGCTAATGTAGGAGACAGATATGTGATAGCTAAGATGAAAGAACAGGGATTAAATCTTGGAGGAGAACAATCAGGTCATATAATAATGTCAGACTACAATACTACAGGAGATGGAATTTTAGTATCTCTAAAATTAGTAGAAGCACTACGTGACTGTGGAAAATCTATAGATGAATTGGTATCTGGTATAGTTGACTGGCCGCAAATTTTAATCAATGTAAGGGTAGAAAATTCTAAGAAAAATACTTGGAATGAAAATAATGCAATAAAAGAGATTATAAGGATAAAGGAAAAAGAGATGGACGGGTTAGGAAGAGTATTAGTTAGAACTTCTGGAACAGAACCGTTAGTAAGGGTAATGGTAGAAGGAAAAGATAAAACTCAAGTAGATTCAGTGGCAGCTGAGATAGCAGATGTAGTAAAAAAAGAATTAGGATAA
- a CDS encoding class I SAM-dependent DNA methyltransferase: MYKNFSKVYDIMMEYADYDGWKNIIEEKIERYGDSPKTILDLGCGTGEVLLRLLPDYEMTGVDLSKEMVEIANRKIDSASFYVQDMRELKLDKKHDVVISLFDTVNHLISLEGLKKTFSSVWENLSEDGLYIFDVVTRELMEEMFPGGNFIDDRGDIMIIWEHEEDIEEGIDYVDTTFFVKQKNGMFKKITEEYVKKIFTVDEIINTAKEVGFQVVEVEENSELAGERIFFTLKK; encoded by the coding sequence ATGTATAAAAATTTTTCCAAAGTATACGATATAATGATGGAATACGCAGATTATGATGGATGGAAGAATATCATCGAAGAAAAAATAGAACGGTATGGAGATTCTCCTAAAACTATCTTAGATTTAGGGTGTGGAACTGGAGAAGTGCTTCTTAGATTGCTTCCTGATTATGAGATGACAGGAGTAGATCTATCTAAAGAGATGGTGGAAATAGCCAACAGGAAGATAGATTCAGCATCATTTTATGTGCAGGATATGAGGGAATTAAAATTGGATAAAAAACATGATGTGGTTATCTCTCTTTTTGATACCGTAAACCATCTAATATCTTTGGAAGGGCTGAAAAAAACTTTTTCTAGTGTATGGGAAAACCTAAGTGAAGATGGACTATATATATTTGATGTAGTTACTAGAGAACTGATGGAAGAGATGTTTCCAGGAGGGAACTTTATAGATGATAGGGGAGATATAATGATCATCTGGGAACATGAAGAAGATATAGAGGAAGGGATAGATTACGTAGATACAACTTTCTTCGTGAAACAAAAAAATGGGATGTTTAAAAAGATAACAGAGGAATATGTGAAGAAGATATTTACTGTAGATGAGATTATAAATACAGCTAAAGAAGTAGGGTTCCAAGTGGTAGAAGTAGAAGAGAACTCTGAATTAGCAGGAGAAAGAATATTCTTTACTCTTAAAAAATAA
- the atpG gene encoding ATP synthase F1 subunit gamma, with the protein MAANIKEIKSRIKGVQSTHKITKAMEVVSSTKFKRYSKLVGESRPYSEAMDGILRNIATGIKNEKNSLFDGKAEVKKIGVVLMTSDRGLCGGFNSQANKALERLKAENPDKKVSIIAVGKKGRDYCKKRDYDLKGEYIQLIPESMFDKAKEISENIVDFYLEDIFDEVYIIYSKFVSAVSSDLTTKRLIPIEKVESESNEPYIFEPSAEYILSTLLPKYLNIVLYQSILDNTASEHAARKTAMKNATDNADELVGSLTLQFNRARQAAITQEIAEIVSGSLAQQ; encoded by the coding sequence GTGGCTGCGAATATTAAAGAAATAAAGAGCAGGATCAAAGGAGTACAATCTACCCATAAAATAACTAAGGCAATGGAAGTTGTTTCTTCTACAAAATTTAAGAGATACTCTAAATTAGTAGGAGAATCAAGACCTTATTCAGAAGCCATGGACGGAATATTACGTAATATTGCAACCGGTATAAAGAATGAGAAAAATTCTTTGTTTGATGGAAAAGCTGAAGTTAAGAAGATAGGAGTTGTACTTATGACTTCTGACAGAGGACTTTGTGGAGGATTTAATTCTCAAGCAAACAAAGCTCTTGAAAGACTAAAGGCAGAAAATCCAGATAAGAAAGTTTCAATAATTGCCGTGGGTAAAAAAGGTAGAGATTATTGTAAAAAAAGAGATTATGATTTAAAAGGTGAATATATCCAGTTAATTCCAGAAAGTATGTTTGATAAAGCTAAAGAGATCAGTGAGAATATTGTTGATTTTTATTTAGAAGATATATTTGATGAAGTTTACATCATATATTCAAAATTTGTTTCAGCTGTAAGCTCAGATCTTACGACTAAAAGACTTATTCCTATTGAAAAGGTAGAGAGTGAATCTAATGAGCCGTATATCTTTGAACCTTCAGCAGAATATATATTATCGACATTGTTACCTAAATATCTAAATATAGTATTATATCAATCTATATTGGATAATACGGCCAGTGAGCATGCAGCTAGAAAAACTGCCATGAAAAATGCAACTGACAATGCCGATGAATTAGTAGGAAGTTTAACTCTGCAATTTAACAGAGCTAGACAAGCTGCCATAACACAAGAAATTGCGGAAATCGTAAGTGGATCGTTGGCACAGCAATAA
- a CDS encoding ATP synthase subunit I: MGKELKILIRNSVITSALILIYGIVTWDKLVLLAVFGGSLVSLLTLYMTIRDAEVSVHSSNANKLTILGYTKRYFIYGIFLFLMAKFIGFSGIVMGGMGLLNVKFNILLFGVNGFINKLKHRLKN; the protein is encoded by the coding sequence ATGGGAAAAGAATTGAAGATACTCATAAGAAACAGTGTGATAACATCTGCACTGATACTTATATATGGGATAGTAACTTGGGATAAATTAGTGCTACTGGCTGTGTTTGGCGGCTCTTTAGTTTCGCTTTTGACTTTGTACATGACCATAAGGGACGCAGAAGTTTCGGTACATAGTTCAAATGCTAACAAATTAACAATATTAGGATATACCAAAAGGTATTTTATATATGGAATATTTTTATTTTTAATGGCTAAATTCATCGGGTTTAGTGGTATTGTAATGGGAGGAATGGGACTTTTAAATGTTAAGTTCAACATATTATTATTTGGTGTTAATGGATTTATAAATAAATTGAAACACAGACTAAAAAATTAA
- the atpD gene encoding F0F1 ATP synthase subunit beta, which translates to MENKGTLIQIIGPVVDVKFPGDLPKIYNAIKIELENGGILVAEVQQHLGNNVVRAVAMDGTDGLQRGMKVTDTGAAITIPVGKAVLGRILNVLGEPIDEAGEIVAEETAPIHRDAPNFEDQGTGVEILETGIKVVDLLAPYLKGGKIGLFGGAGVGKTVLIMELINNIAKGHGGLSVFAGVGERTREGRDLFDEMTESGVLDKTSLVYGQMNEPPGARQRVALTGLTVAEHFRDKEGQDVLFFIDNIFRFTQAGSEVSALLGRMPSAVGYQPNLASEMGTLQERITSTKTGSITSVQAVYVPADDLTDPAPATTFAHLDATTVLSRRIASLGIYPAVDPLDSTSRVLDPQVVGHEHYKVARDVQEVLQRYKELQDIIAILGMDELSDEDKLAVSRARKIERFFSQPFAVAEQFTGMSGKYVPVKDTIKGFKEVLDGVHDDLPEQAFLYVGSIEEAIAKGRDLMKGE; encoded by the coding sequence TTGGAAAATAAAGGAACTCTTATACAGATAATTGGACCTGTAGTAGACGTAAAGTTCCCAGGAGATTTACCAAAAATTTATAACGCTATCAAGATAGAGTTAGAAAATGGTGGAATCCTAGTTGCAGAAGTTCAACAGCATTTAGGAAACAATGTTGTAAGAGCCGTTGCAATGGATGGAACAGATGGTTTACAAAGGGGCATGAAGGTAACAGATACTGGAGCAGCTATAACTATTCCAGTAGGAAAAGCAGTATTGGGTAGAATCTTAAACGTATTAGGTGAACCTATCGATGAAGCAGGAGAAATTGTTGCTGAAGAGACAGCTCCTATACATAGAGATGCACCGAACTTTGAGGACCAAGGAACAGGAGTAGAAATTCTTGAGACTGGAATCAAAGTAGTAGACTTATTAGCACCATACTTAAAAGGTGGAAAGATCGGTCTATTTGGAGGAGCAGGAGTAGGAAAAACTGTACTTATCATGGAACTTATCAATAACATTGCTAAGGGACATGGAGGACTTTCTGTATTCGCAGGAGTAGGAGAAAGAACAAGAGAAGGTAGAGACTTATTTGATGAAATGACTGAATCAGGAGTTTTAGATAAAACTTCATTAGTTTATGGTCAAATGAACGAACCACCTGGTGCAAGACAAAGGGTTGCCTTAACTGGTCTTACAGTAGCTGAGCATTTTAGAGATAAGGAAGGTCAAGATGTATTATTCTTTATCGACAATATCTTTAGATTTACTCAAGCAGGATCAGAGGTATCAGCGTTATTAGGAAGAATGCCTTCTGCCGTTGGATACCAACCAAACTTAGCAAGTGAGATGGGAACTCTTCAAGAGAGAATCACATCTACAAAAACTGGATCTATCACTTCGGTTCAAGCGGTATACGTACCTGCCGATGACCTTACTGACCCGGCTCCAGCAACAACATTTGCCCATCTAGATGCAACAACAGTTTTATCTAGAAGAATCGCATCATTAGGAATCTACCCAGCGGTAGACCCACTAGATTCTACATCTAGAGTACTTGACCCGCAAGTTGTAGGTCATGAACACTATAAAGTAGCTAGAGATGTACAAGAAGTATTACAAAGATATAAAGAACTTCAAGATATCATCGCAATCTTAGGAATGGATGAATTATCTGATGAAGATAAATTAGCAGTTAGTAGAGCTAGAAAGATCGAAAGATTCTTCTCTCAACCATTTGCTGTTGCAGAGCAATTTACTGGAATGTCTGGTAAATATGTACCTGTAAAAGATACTATCAAAGGATTTAAAGAAGTCTTAGATGGAGTACATGATGACTTACCTGAGCAAGCTTTCTTATATGTAGGTAGTATCGAAGAAGCTATCGCAAAGGGAAGAGACTTAATGAAGGGGGAATAA
- the atpA gene encoding F0F1 ATP synthase subunit alpha: MKIRPEEISSIIRTEIENYKKSLDIKTSGSVVEVGDGIARIYGLSNAKAGELLEFPNGVRGLVQNLEENNVGAVLLGDATAVKEGDEVRATGEIASVPAGEALLGRVVNALGDPIDGKGEIKAETRMNIEKKATGIIQRKPVHEPMQTGIKSIDGMVPIGRGQRELIIGDRQTGKTAVAIDTIINQKGTGVKCVYVAIGQKRSTVVNIVKKLEDAGAMDNTIVVAATASEAASLQYIAPYAGVAMAEYFSEKGEHVLIIYDDLTKHAIAYREMSLLLKRPPGREAYPGDVFYLHSRLLERAAKLSDEMGAGSITALPIIETQAGDVAAYIPTNVISITDGQIFLTTDLFNAGQRPAVDAGISVSRVGGSAQIKAMKQVASKVKLELSQYNEVLSFSQFGSDLDKATKAQLERGHRIMAMLKQAQYRPYKVEEQVISFYAVTKGHLDSVALEDIGRFESDLIADLRNNSTVLNEIAEKQALDKDLEAKIDKAISEFKANFS, encoded by the coding sequence TTGAAAATTAGACCGGAAGAGATCAGTTCTATTATAAGAACTGAGATCGAAAATTATAAAAAATCTTTAGATATAAAAACTTCAGGATCTGTAGTAGAAGTTGGAGACGGAATTGCTAGAATATACGGTTTAAGCAATGCAAAAGCCGGAGAATTATTAGAATTTCCAAATGGTGTAAGAGGATTGGTTCAAAACCTTGAGGAAAATAACGTAGGTGCGGTACTTTTAGGAGACGCAACGGCAGTTAAAGAAGGGGATGAAGTAAGAGCTACAGGAGAAATAGCATCTGTTCCAGCAGGAGAGGCGTTATTAGGAAGAGTAGTAAATGCACTAGGAGATCCAATAGATGGTAAAGGTGAAATAAAAGCCGAAACTAGAATGAACATAGAAAAAAAAGCTACAGGTATCATTCAAAGAAAACCTGTACATGAGCCAATGCAAACTGGGATCAAGTCAATAGACGGAATGGTTCCAATCGGTAGAGGACAAAGAGAACTTATAATCGGAGATAGACAAACTGGTAAAACAGCAGTAGCTATCGACACAATTATAAATCAAAAAGGTACTGGAGTTAAGTGTGTTTACGTAGCAATAGGTCAAAAAAGATCGACTGTAGTAAATATAGTTAAAAAGTTAGAAGATGCAGGAGCTATGGATAACACTATCGTAGTAGCAGCAACAGCATCTGAGGCAGCTTCATTACAATACATTGCACCATATGCTGGTGTAGCAATGGCAGAATATTTCTCAGAAAAGGGAGAGCACGTTTTAATCATATATGATGATCTTACTAAACATGCCATCGCTTACAGAGAAATGTCATTACTATTAAAGAGACCACCAGGCAGAGAAGCATATCCTGGAGACGTTTTCTATCTACATAGTAGATTATTAGAGAGAGCGGCTAAGTTATCAGATGAGATGGGAGCTGGATCAATCACAGCATTACCAATCATCGAAACTCAAGCAGGAGACGTAGCAGCATATATCCCAACAAACGTAATCTCGATTACAGATGGGCAAATATTCTTAACTACTGACCTATTTAATGCAGGACAAAGACCAGCAGTTGACGCAGGAATATCTGTATCAAGAGTTGGGGGATCAGCTCAAATCAAAGCGATGAAGCAAGTAGCTTCTAAAGTTAAATTAGAGTTATCTCAATATAATGAAGTATTATCTTTCTCACAATTTGGTTCTGACCTGGATAAGGCAACTAAAGCTCAGTTAGAAAGAGGACATAGAATCATGGCAATGTTAAAGCAGGCTCAATATAGACCATATAAAGTAGAGGAGCAAGTAATCTCATTCTACGCTGTAACTAAGGGTCATTTAGATTCAGTTGCATTAGAAGATATCGGTAGATTTGAAAGTGATTTAATAGCTGATTTAAGAAATAATTCTACTGTTTTAAATGAAATAGCAGAAAAGCAAGCTTTAGACAAAGATTTAGAAGCTAAGATAGACAAGGCTATATCAGAATTTAAAGCAAATTTTAGTTAA